Proteins from a single region of Flavobacterium sp. YJ01:
- a CDS encoding response regulator transcription factor, whose protein sequence is MLSQSVYTLVNQQNGNLSFKVFEFDNSSYFDHIQRNNYFTIIIITSGEGLAKVDLCEYSFKENTLFAFYPYQPFMLASEGPLTGISIQFHHDFFCIYRHHKEIAANGILFNNVYQHPFILLDENNKQTLMNIVREIVNELKMDALRKDEVLVSYLKIFLVFATRIKLEQQSIKNENSNDKQLLIIQNLRNAIEDNFRIKHSASEYADMLHVTPVVLARAAKNHFNMTLSDLITERIIVEAKRELYLTNKTVKEIAYELGYDDEYYFSRVFKGKTDISPQLYRDTIGFNRGAS, encoded by the coding sequence GCAATTTATCATTCAAGGTATTTGAATTTGATAACAGCAGTTATTTTGATCATATTCAGCGAAATAATTATTTTACCATAATCATCATTACTTCAGGCGAAGGATTAGCTAAAGTTGATCTTTGCGAATATTCTTTTAAAGAAAATACCTTATTTGCTTTCTACCCGTATCAGCCTTTTATGCTAGCTTCTGAAGGACCGCTTACTGGAATTTCTATTCAGTTTCATCATGATTTTTTCTGTATTTACAGACATCATAAAGAGATTGCTGCAAATGGAATTTTATTTAATAATGTTTATCAGCACCCTTTTATTCTTTTAGATGAAAATAATAAACAAACTTTGATGAATATTGTCAGAGAAATTGTCAATGAACTGAAAATGGATGCTTTGAGAAAAGATGAAGTTTTGGTTTCTTATTTGAAAATATTTTTGGTATTTGCTACAAGAATAAAATTAGAACAGCAATCTATTAAAAATGAAAATAGCAACGACAAACAATTGCTTATTATTCAGAACCTAAGAAATGCTATCGAAGATAATTTCAGAATTAAACATTCTGCTAGTGAATATGCTGATATGCTGCATGTAACGCCGGTTGTTCTTGCACGAGCTGCAAAAAATCATTTTAATATGACACTTTCAGATTTAATTACTGAACGCATTATTGTAGAAGCCAAAAGAGAATTATATCTCACCAACAAAACAGTAAAGGAAATTGCTTACGAGCTGGGTTATGACGACGAATATTATTTTAGTCGTGTTTTTAAAGGAAAAACAGATATTTCTCCACAGCTTTACAGAGATACTATTGGTTTTAATAGAGGAGCGTCTTAA
- a CDS encoding amino acid permease: MKQKIQEDQENNQLKRGLTNRHIQLIALGGSIGTGLFLGIGPAAVLAGPSVILGYAIAGIIAFFIMRQLGEMVVEEPVSGSFSYFAYKYCGSFAGFASGWNYWILYILVSMAELTAIGVYVQFWWPEIPLWASSLFFFLVINALNFASVKVYGETEFWFSIIKVAAIIAMILFGTYLLISGTGGEHATIHNLYNDGGFFPKGVFEKTANGNFQGLLSAMALIMFSFGGLELIGITAAEAENPEKNIPKATNQVIYRILIFYVGALVILFALSPWRQITTDSSPFVMVFQNLNGMEFELFGYKIFFTKLIANVLNLIVLTAALSVYNSSVYSNSRMLFGLADQGSAPQFLKKLNKQAVPVNAILISSCFAAICILINKVIPEEAFGILMSLVVSCLVINWVMISYTHLQFRRTKDKENTKTKFASIFYPISNYICFVFLLGILSIMWMTNMKISVELIPIWLAILFVFYKVFKNKK, from the coding sequence GTGAAACAAAAAATACAGGAAGATCAAGAAAACAATCAGCTTAAACGCGGGCTGACTAATCGACACATTCAGTTAATTGCTTTAGGCGGATCTATAGGAACAGGTCTTTTCCTCGGAATTGGTCCAGCAGCCGTATTAGCAGGACCATCTGTTATTTTAGGATATGCGATTGCTGGAATTATTGCCTTTTTTATTATGAGGCAACTTGGTGAAATGGTTGTTGAAGAACCTGTATCTGGAAGTTTTAGCTACTTTGCTTATAAGTATTGTGGCTCTTTTGCAGGTTTTGCATCAGGTTGGAATTATTGGATTTTGTATATTTTAGTCAGTATGGCTGAACTTACAGCTATTGGAGTTTATGTGCAGTTTTGGTGGCCAGAAATTCCGTTGTGGGCATCTAGTTTATTTTTCTTTCTGGTTATTAATGCTTTAAATTTTGCCTCTGTAAAAGTCTACGGAGAAACTGAATTTTGGTTTTCAATTATAAAAGTTGCCGCAATTATTGCAATGATTCTTTTTGGCACTTATTTGTTAATAAGCGGGACAGGAGGAGAACACGCTACAATTCATAATTTGTATAACGATGGAGGTTTCTTTCCAAAAGGTGTTTTTGAGAAAACTGCAAATGGTAATTTTCAAGGTTTATTGTCCGCGATGGCTTTAATTATGTTCTCTTTTGGTGGTTTAGAATTAATTGGAATTACCGCTGCTGAAGCAGAAAATCCAGAAAAAAATATTCCAAAAGCAACCAATCAAGTCATCTATCGAATTCTTATATTTTATGTAGGTGCATTGGTCATTTTATTTGCTTTGTCGCCTTGGAGACAAATTACTACAGACAGTAGTCCGTTTGTAATGGTTTTTCAAAATCTAAACGGAATGGAATTTGAGCTTTTTGGCTATAAAATATTTTTTACAAAGCTTATCGCCAATGTGCTTAATTTAATTGTATTAACCGCAGCTTTATCAGTATATAACAGTAGTGTGTACAGCAACTCAAGAATGTTATTTGGTTTAGCAGATCAGGGTAGCGCTCCTCAATTTTTAAAGAAGTTAAACAAACAAGCAGTACCGGTTAATGCTATTTTAATTTCTTCTTGCTTCGCCGCTATCTGTATTTTAATCAATAAAGTAATTCCAGAAGAAGCTTTTGGTATTTTAATGTCTTTAGTAGTGTCTTGTTTAGTTATCAATTGGGTTATGATTTCCTATACGCATTTACAATTTAGACGTACAAAAGACAAGGAAAACACAAAAACCAAATTTGCTTCCATATTTTATCCAATAAGCAATTACATCTGTTTCGTATTTTTATTGGGTATTTTATCCATCATGTGGATGACGAATATGAAGATATCTGTAGAATTAATTCCTATTTGGCTGGCTATTCTTTTTGTATTTTATAAAGTTTTTAAAAATAAAAAATAG